The Vulcanimicrobium alpinum sequence CAGATCACGTCGTTCGTCGCGGTCGAGATTCGCAAACGAGCGCAACCAGGAATACTTAGTCCCTTTCAATGCCGTTCGGTCGAGCGTCTTGTCACGCATCATCGCTCGACGAGTGAGATCGACGGCTTTGGTGAGATATGCCGTGATGTGGTACTTATCGAAGACGATCTTCCGTGCCGCATCGGGCACGTGTGCTACGGTCGACTCGAAGTACGGCTGCCACATATCCATCGCGATGCCCTCAATGGCATGAAGTTGTTCGTGCGAAAGGCCGTCGTAGAAAGCGTCAATCGATTCGCGCTTGCGACCGCGACCGACCCACAGGACCTCGCCGCGGTCCAAGTCGGACACGATCGTGAAGTACCGATGCCGCTTTTTGACGGCCTTCTC is a genomic window containing:
- a CDS encoding transposase codes for the protein MALLLEMSVAAVARRLGISWEQVDSIMLRAVERGKQRRLPRLVRHLGIDEKAVKKRHRYFTIVSDLDRGEVLWVGRGRKRESIDAFYDGLSHEQLHAIEGIAMDMWQPYFESTVAHVPDAARKIVFDKYHITAYLTKAVDLTRRAMMRDKTLDRTALKGTKYSWLRSFANLDRDERRDLSALRSQYKRLGRAWSMKEHFTEFWRYRRESIVSPAVVYERWLGEGSAQPLITAESLAG